The proteins below are encoded in one region of Apium graveolens cultivar Ventura chromosome 4, ASM990537v1, whole genome shotgun sequence:
- the LOC141717033 gene encoding putative membrane-associated kinase regulator 3 — protein sequence MDVIHSKPTQNLVRKRVREQMAPNYKHVEEDEDEGYIDMDLSSFSSNMFAHSITHTSSPPQDIEFEFFSNDQESEATIFPADELFYKGKLLPLHLPPRLQMLQNLLQHSTTTTTTTTTTTTISLSQSCNVSPSESFRSTGHKQLKDHFLAELITDDKFTADDIPKKSWPQKKLKLIKKLLAGQNLMPYSAHLKSLFSKSSCSNESFANSAVKKGDAGIISKGESDHLSKKAQTSKRISGWPIRQEDPLNVSHRRSFHGDIRNHSTSKSSCSSSQSSSSSSRSSSSSFSFDTNGVCGLDLHKRRSSSGSDTEGSIDAAIAHCKK from the coding sequence ATGGATGTCATTCATTCTAAACCAACTCAAAACCTGGTGAGAAAGAGAGTAAGAGAACAAATGGCCCCTAACTATAAACATGTAGAAGAAGATGAGGATGAGGGCTATATTGATATGGATTTAAGCTCCTTCTCTTCCAACATGTTTGCTCACTCCATAACTCATACTTCTTCTCCCCCACAAGATATAGAATTTGAGTTCTTTTCCAATgatcaagaaagtgaagccacAATTTTTCCAGCTGATGAACTTTTTTACAAAGGAAAACTCCTCCCTCTTCACCTTCCTCCACGTTTACAAATGCTGCAAAATCTTCTCCAACACTCCActaccaccaccaccaccaccaccaccaccaccaccatctCACTATCTCAATCATGCAATGTTTCTCCATCGGAGTCGTTTCGTAGTACTGGTCATAAGCAGCTTAAAGACCATTTCTTGGCGGAACTCATCACTGATGATAAATTCACTGCTGATGATATTCCCAAGAAATCTTGGCCTCAGAAGAAGCTCAAGCTGATCAAGAAGTTGTTAGCTGGACAAAATCTTATGCCATATAGCGCGCatttaaaatccttgttttcaaaATCTAGCTGTTCCAATGAATCCTTTGCAAACTCAGCCGTCAAGAAAGGAGATGCTGGAATCATATCAAAAGGTGAAAGTGATCATTTGAGCAAGAAGGCTCAAACGTCCAAGAGAATATCAGGATGGCCTATTAGACAAGAGGATCCATTAAATGTTAGTCATCGGAGATCATTTCACGGGGATATCAGGAATCATTCTACAAGTAAAAGCTCTTGTTCGTCTTCACAATCTTCCTCGTCTTCTTCAcgttcatcatcatcttcattttcatttgaTACAAACGGAGTTTGTGGGCTGGATCTCCATAAGAGGAGAAGCAGCTCTGGTTCTGATACCGAAGGTTCCATTGATGCTGCAATTGCTCACTGTAAAAAGTGA
- the LOC141719368 gene encoding nuclear pore complex protein NUP98A-like — MPKLKHSDYFFEPQVEELAIKESYEPGFCSHVKGFIVGRQGYGSIKFLEETDVRELDLESYIEFRNREVIVYMDESKKPPVGQGLNKAAEITLCNIKVVDKITGKQYVNGPKVAKFKEKLMKKTAEQGAAFVSYNPVQGEWKFRVQHF; from the coding sequence ATGCCAAAGCTCAAGCACAGTGACTACTTCTTTGAGCCACAAGTGGAGGAATTGGCAATTAAAGAAAGCTATGAACCAGGATTCTGCAGCCATGTAAAAGGCTTTATTGTTGGGCGTCAGGGCTATGGGAGCATTAAGTTCTTAGAAGAGACAGATGTGCGGGAGCTTGATCTTGAATCTTACATTGAGTTTAGAAATCGCGAGGTAATTGTCTATATGGATGAAAGCAAGAAACCACCAGTCGGGCAAGGCTTAAACAAAGCAGCGGAGATAACTCTATGCAACATTAAGGTTGTTGATAAAATTACTGGCAAACAATATGTAAATGGTCCAAAAGTTGCCAAGTTCAAAGAGAAGCTGATGAAGAAGACAGCAGAACAAGGTGCAGCGTTTGTGTCCTATAACCCTGTGCAGGGGGAGTGGAAATTTAGAGTTCAGCATTTTTAG
- the LOC141717034 gene encoding uncharacterized protein LOC141717034 isoform X1, which produces MTSFGQATVPWFTSNLPGNYTFSFGTQSSFSGNKVKAPIFGLSDKSSFGEKQGSRAASYTKKATKDDKGAQNFFVSISAMPAYQNKSHEELRWEDHNQFNAGGGGAVPVSVQSNDFTNPFARKDSTFPSPLTPVPGNQFLTIETPPSNGQYSFLNPEPPSVPSNPSATTVTLPSIGQYSVLNPAPPSVPSNPFATTVTLPLIGENSILNPAPPSVPPNPSSTTVTLPSIGQYSVLNPETPSVPSNPFSITVTTSRLDALTVRYGISSIPVCDKPAPARSPSLLNIRHLSYHKQRWLPIQKIKPKSDGPKVAFFNDAQRTPTTPKKETPLLPRSNPRAFISGLYEELKPRANFNDTSFEKNAYVETYENGEVKLLSAPDQDGNVNQDKDGMSIDRTCTSL; this is translated from the exons ATGACATCTTTTGGCCAAGCAACTGTGCCATGGTTTACAAGCAACTTACCTGGAAATTATACATTTTCTTTTGGAACTCAGAGTTCCTTCTCTG GAAACAAAGTTAAAGCACCTATTTTCGGGCTTTCTGATAAGTCAAGTTTTGGTGAGAAACAAGGAAGCAGAGCAGCATCTTATACTAAAAAGGCTACCAAGGATGATAAAGGTGCACAAAATTTTTTTGTTTCCATCTCTGCCATGCCTGCTTATCAAAATAAAAGCCATGAAGAATTGAGGTGGGAAGACCATAATCAGTTCAATGCTGGAG GTGGTGGTGCTGTTCCTGTCTCTGTACAGTCTAATGATTTCACAAATCCATTTGCTAGAAAAGATAGCACATTTCCAAGTCCTTTAACTCCTGTCCCGGGCAATCAATTTTTAACAATAGAGACACCCCCTTCAAACGGACAGTATTCGTTTCTAAATCCTGAACCTCCTTCAGTCCCGTCCAATCCATCTGCTACAACAGTGACGCTCCCTTCAATCGGACAGTACTCAGTTCTGAATCCTGCACCTCCTTCAGTCCCATCCAATCCATTTGCTACAACAGTGACGCTCCCATTAATTGGAGAGAACTCAATTCTAAATCCTGCACCTCCTTCAGTCCCGCCCAATCCATCTTCTACTACAGTGACACTCCCTTCAATCGGACAGTACTCGGTTCTGAATCCTGAAACTCCTTCAGTTCCGTCCAACCCATTTTCCATAACAGTGACAACCTCTCGTCTTGATGCACTAACAGTAAGATATGGAATCTCTAGTATACCT GTCTGCGACAAGCCTGCTCCTGCGAGAAGTCCATCCTTGCTGAATATTAGACACTTATCGTATCACAAACAAAGGTGGCTACCAATACAAAAAATTAAACCCAAGAGTGATGGCCCAAAG GTGGCATTTTTCAATGATGCTCAGAGGACTCCGACCACTCCCAAAAAGGAGACTCCACTTCTGCCGAGGAGCAATCCAAGAGCTTTTATTTCTGGTCTCTATGAAGAGCTGAAACCTAGGGCTAACTTTAATGACACATCCTTTGAGAAGAATGCATATGTCGAAACCTATGAGAATG GTGAAGTGAAGTTGTTGTCTGCACCTGATCAGGATGGTAATGTTAATCAAGATAAAGATGGTATGTCCATTGACAGAACATGTACATCTCTTTAG
- the LOC141717034 gene encoding uncharacterized protein LOC141717034 isoform X2, with the protein MTSFGQATVPWFTSNLPGNYTFSFGTQSSFSGNKVKAPIFGLSDKSSFGEKQGSRAASYTKKATKDDKGAQNFFVSISAMPAYQNKSHEELRWEDHNQFNAGGGGAVPVSVQSNDFTNPFARKDSTFPSPLTPVPGNQFLTIETPPSNGQYSFLNPEPPSVPSNPSATTVTLPSIGQYSVLNPAPPSVPSNPFATTVTLPLIGENSILNPAPPSVPPNPSSTTVTLPSIGQYSVLNPETPSVPSNPFSITVTTSRLDALTVRYGISSIPVCDKPAPARSPSLLNIRHLSYHKQRWLPIQKIKPKSDGPKVAFFNDAQRTPTTPKKETPLLPRSNPRAFISGLYEELKPRANFNDTSFEKNAYVETYENGEVKLLSAPDQDGNVNQDKDGIFSEEDAPE; encoded by the exons ATGACATCTTTTGGCCAAGCAACTGTGCCATGGTTTACAAGCAACTTACCTGGAAATTATACATTTTCTTTTGGAACTCAGAGTTCCTTCTCTG GAAACAAAGTTAAAGCACCTATTTTCGGGCTTTCTGATAAGTCAAGTTTTGGTGAGAAACAAGGAAGCAGAGCAGCATCTTATACTAAAAAGGCTACCAAGGATGATAAAGGTGCACAAAATTTTTTTGTTTCCATCTCTGCCATGCCTGCTTATCAAAATAAAAGCCATGAAGAATTGAGGTGGGAAGACCATAATCAGTTCAATGCTGGAG GTGGTGGTGCTGTTCCTGTCTCTGTACAGTCTAATGATTTCACAAATCCATTTGCTAGAAAAGATAGCACATTTCCAAGTCCTTTAACTCCTGTCCCGGGCAATCAATTTTTAACAATAGAGACACCCCCTTCAAACGGACAGTATTCGTTTCTAAATCCTGAACCTCCTTCAGTCCCGTCCAATCCATCTGCTACAACAGTGACGCTCCCTTCAATCGGACAGTACTCAGTTCTGAATCCTGCACCTCCTTCAGTCCCATCCAATCCATTTGCTACAACAGTGACGCTCCCATTAATTGGAGAGAACTCAATTCTAAATCCTGCACCTCCTTCAGTCCCGCCCAATCCATCTTCTACTACAGTGACACTCCCTTCAATCGGACAGTACTCGGTTCTGAATCCTGAAACTCCTTCAGTTCCGTCCAACCCATTTTCCATAACAGTGACAACCTCTCGTCTTGATGCACTAACAGTAAGATATGGAATCTCTAGTATACCT GTCTGCGACAAGCCTGCTCCTGCGAGAAGTCCATCCTTGCTGAATATTAGACACTTATCGTATCACAAACAAAGGTGGCTACCAATACAAAAAATTAAACCCAAGAGTGATGGCCCAAAG GTGGCATTTTTCAATGATGCTCAGAGGACTCCGACCACTCCCAAAAAGGAGACTCCACTTCTGCCGAGGAGCAATCCAAGAGCTTTTATTTCTGGTCTCTATGAAGAGCTGAAACCTAGGGCTAACTTTAATGACACATCCTTTGAGAAGAATGCATATGTCGAAACCTATGAGAATG GTGAAGTGAAGTTGTTGTCTGCACCTGATCAGGATGGTAATGTTAATCAAGATAAAGATG GAATTTTTAGCGAGGAAGATGCTCCTGAATAA